ttctttctttctttctttctttctttgcaCATCAAAAAGAGTGTGGAATGCAACCGGCATATCGTGTGCATCACGTCTATCTACcttttcatatttttttctttGCCTGCATGAATTACTAGACCTGCAACAGGAGCTTTATCACAGTCCTTTACCGTACACAGCGTACAGTTATGTCAAGAGCCTCAATTTTCTTTGGAGGTTGCGTTGCATTCTGTAATGAGGGTTAAAGTATGTGAAAGCTTTAGTTAGTCAGGCAGCTGTCAGTTTGCTTTCAGCTCTCAGAGTGACTTTCCCTTGGCCCATCTTCCCACGGTTTTATGCAAACGTACTGCCGCGCTGCTGACATCAATTTACCTTTGAAAGCTACAGCATGGGCCCATTTACGATACAGCTGCTTTTATAAAAAcagctactgagagagagagagcgcaataCAGAAAGACAAAAGGGGGGGGTATAGAGCGAGATAAGTCGTACATTTCACTCCACACATCTTATTTGTAGAAGCCGCATGCAGAAATGCAGGTATTTACTTTGACCTGTAGCACACCCATTTCCTGCTACTTTTTAGTTGTCTCTGAGAGTGAATGGGAGGGGTGTGCTCAGGGGTGTGTAGTGATCCTTGTGGTCCTGCTGTTATGAACGGAGCCTCGTGTTGAACCCTGCAGCGCATCCCCAGAAACGAGTTCACACTGATGGgccgagagggagagatggggaatcgGAGACGCTTTCCACTCTCGTCTTCTCTgcacccacactctttctctcgtctcctctgcacccacactctttctctcgtcttctctgcacccacactctttctctcgtcttctctgcacccacactctttctctGGTCTCCTCTGCACCCACACTCTTTCTCCCGTCTCCTCTGCACCCAACCTCTTTCTCTCGTCTTCTCTgcacccacactctttctctcgtcttctctgcacccacactctttctctcgtcttctctgcacccacactctttctctcgtctcctctgcacccacactctttctctcgtctTCTCTGCACCCAACCTCTTTCTCTCGTCTTCTCTGCACCCACACTCTTTCTCCCGTCTCCTCTgcacccacactctttctctcgtctCCCCTGCACCCACACTCTTTCTATCGTCTTCTCTGCAcccacactctctttctctggtctcctctgcacccacactctttctctcgtctcctctgcacccacactctttctctcgtctcctctgcacccacactctttctctcgtcttctctgcacccacactctttctctcgtcttctctgcacccacactctttctctcgtctcctctgcacccacactctttctctcgtctcctctgcacccacactctttctctcgtctcctctgcacccacactctttctctcgtctcctctgcacccacactctttctctcgtcttctctgcacccacactctttctctcgtctcctctgcacccacactctttctctcgtctcctctgcacccacactctttctctcgtctcctctgcacccacactctttctctggtctcctcagcacccacactctttctctcgtctcctctgcacccacactctttctctcgtctcctctgcacccacactctttctctcgtctcctctgcacccacactctttctctcgtcttctctgcacccacactctttctctcgtcttctctgcacccacactctttctctggtctcctctgcacccacactctttctctcgtctcctctgcacccacactctttctctcgtcttctctgcacccacactctttctctcgtcttctctgcacccacactctttctctggtctcctctgcacccacactctttctctggtctcctctgcacccacactctttctctggtctcctctgcacccacactctttctctggtctcctctgcacccacactctttctctcgtctTCTCTGCACCCAACCTCTTTCTCTCGTCTTCTCTgcacccacactctttctctcgtctcctctgcacccacactctttctctcgtctcctctgcacccacactctttctctcgtctcctctgcacccacactctttctctcgtcttctctgcacccacactctttctctcgtcttctctgcacccacactctttctctcgtctcctctgcacccacactctttctctcgtctTCTCTGCACCCAACCTTTTTCTCTCGTCTTCTCTGCACCCACACTCATTCTCTTGTCTTCTCTGCACCCACACTCTTTCTTTCGTCTCCTCTgcacccacactctttctctcgtctcctctgcacccacactctttctctcgtctcctctgcacccacactctttctctcgcacccacactctttctctcgtctcctctgcacCCACACTCATTCTCTCGCTTCTCTgcacccacactctttctctcgtctcctctgcacccacattctttctctcgtctcctctgcaccctgactctttctctctgcacccacactctttctctcgtctcctctgcacccacactctttctctcgtctcctctgcacccacactctttctctggtctcctctgcacccacactcttctctggtctcctctgcacccacactctttctctGGTCTCCTCTGCACCCACACCCTTTATCTCGTCTTCTCTgcacccacactctttctctcgtctcctctgcacccacactctttctctggtctcctctgcacccacactctttctctcgtctTCTCTGCACCCAACCTCTTTCTCTCGTCTTCTCTgcacccacactctttctctcgtctcctctgcacccacactctttctctcgtctcctctgcacCCACACTTTTTCTATCGTCTTCTCTGCACCCACACTttttctctcgtctcctctgcacccacactctttctctcgtctcctctgcacccacactctttctctcgtctTCTCTGCACCCAACCTCTTTCTCTCGTCTTCTCTgcacccacactctttctctcgtctcctctgcacccacactcattctctcgtctcctctgcacccacactctttctctcgtctcctctgcacccacactctttctctcgtctcctctgcacccacactctttctctcgtctcctctgcacccacactctttctctcgtctcctctgcacccacactctttctctcgtctcctctgcacccacactctttctctcgtctcctctgcacccacactctttctctcgtctcctctgcacccacactcattctcttgtcttctctgcacccacactctttctctgctcctctgcacccacactctttcttcgtctcctctgcacccacactctttctctggtctcctctgcacccacactctttctctggtctcctctgcacccacactctttctctggtctcctctgcacccacactctttctctggtctcctctgcacccacactctttctctggttcctctgcacccacactctttctctGGTCTCCTCTGCACCCACACTTTATCTCGTCTCTCTgcacccacactctttctctctctcctctgcacccacactctttctctggtctcctctgcacccacactctttctctcgtctTCTCTGCACCCAACCTCTTTCTCTCGTCTTCTCTgcacccacactctttctctcgtctcctctgcacccacactctttctctcgtctcctctgcacccacactttttctatcgtcttctctgcacccacactctttctctcgtctcctctgcacccacactctttctctcatctcctctgcacccacactctttctctggtctcctctgcacccacactctttctctGGTCTCCTCTGCACCCAGACTCTTTCTCTCGTCTTCTCTGCACCCAACCTCTTTCTCTCGTCTTCTCTgcacccacactctttctctcgtctcctctgcacccacactcattctctcgtctcctctgcacccacactctttctctcgtctcctctgcacccacactc
This sequence is a window from Oncorhynchus keta strain PuntledgeMale-10-30-2019 chromosome 14, Oket_V2, whole genome shotgun sequence. Protein-coding genes within it:
- the LOC127907300 gene encoding uncharacterized protein LOC127907300 isoform X2, with protein sequence MSVGAEKTREKGWVQRRREKECGCRGDERKSVGAEKTRERVWVQRRREKECGCRGDERKSVGAEETRERVWVQRRREKECGCREDERKRLGAEKTRERVWVQRRPEKECGCRGDQRKSVGAEETRERVWVQRRPEKECGCREDERKSVGAEKTRERVWVQRRREKECGCRGDQRKSVGAEKTRERVWVQRRREKECGCRGDERKSVGAEETRERVWVQRRREKECGC
- the LOC127907300 gene encoding uncharacterized protein LOC127907300 isoform X1 encodes the protein MSVGAEETRERVWVQRRREKECGCRGDERKSVGAEETKERVWVQRRQENECGCREDERKRLGAEKTRERVWVQRRREKECGCREDERKSVGAEKTRERVWVQRRREKECGCRGDERKSVGAEETRERVWVQRRREKEVGCREDERKSVGAEETRERVWVQRRPEKECGCRGDQRKSVGAEETRERVWVQRRREKECGCREDERKSVGAEETRERVWVQRRPEKECGCREDERKSVGAEKTRERVWVQRRREKECGCRGDERKSVGAEETRERVWVLRRPEKECGCRGDERKSVGAEETRERVWVQRRREKECGCREDERKSVGAEETRERVWVQRRREKECGCRGDERKSVGAEETRERVWVQRRREKECGCREDERKSVGAEETRERVWVQRRREKECGCRGDQRKRVWVQRRR